In Saccharicrinis fermentans DSM 9555 = JCM 21142, a genomic segment contains:
- a CDS encoding zinc-binding dehydrogenase: MMKTKAVRLYGKADLRLEEFELPEIKDNEILAKVVCDSLCMSSFKASNQGADHKRVPQNVDQHPVIIGHEFAGELLEVGSKWAGQFKEGDKFSIQPALNYKEGPVGILSAPGYSYHHIGGDATYVVIPNEVMELGCLLPYKGEGFYPASLSEPLSCVIGAMHANYHTVPGSYVHNMEIVDGGKMALLAGVGPMGLAAINYVLHRKDRKPSLLVVTDIDQDRLDRAATLYTPDFAVSQGIELKYINTSKMKDPEKELKEISGNEGYNDVFVFAPVAPVIKQADAILGFDGCLNFFAGPSNPNFEASLNFYNVHYAYTHVVGTSGGNTDDMKEALDVMSKGLDPAGLVTHIGGMNAVIDATLSLPNIPGGKKLIYNHVEMPLTAISDFKKIGENNAVYCLLAEVCERNNGLWSVEAEELLLANAKALNY; this comes from the coding sequence ATGATGAAGACTAAAGCAGTACGATTATATGGAAAGGCAGATCTTCGTTTAGAAGAATTTGAATTGCCGGAGATAAAGGATAATGAGATATTGGCTAAGGTAGTGTGTGATAGCCTTTGTATGTCATCTTTTAAGGCGTCTAATCAAGGGGCTGATCACAAAAGAGTACCTCAAAATGTGGATCAGCATCCTGTGATTATAGGTCACGAATTTGCTGGAGAATTATTGGAGGTAGGAAGTAAATGGGCAGGACAATTTAAAGAAGGTGATAAATTTTCTATTCAGCCTGCCTTAAATTATAAAGAAGGGCCCGTTGGTATATTGAGTGCCCCAGGTTATTCTTATCATCATATTGGAGGAGATGCAACTTATGTGGTTATTCCCAATGAGGTGATGGAACTGGGGTGTTTGTTGCCTTACAAGGGGGAGGGTTTTTATCCGGCTTCCTTATCAGAACCCTTATCTTGTGTGATTGGCGCCATGCATGCCAATTATCATACAGTACCGGGTTCGTATGTGCATAACATGGAAATTGTGGATGGAGGAAAAATGGCTCTCTTGGCAGGTGTTGGACCTATGGGCTTGGCTGCTATTAATTATGTGTTGCATCGTAAAGATCGAAAACCATCCTTGTTGGTGGTGACCGATATAGACCAAGATCGTTTGGATAGAGCTGCCACATTGTATACGCCGGATTTTGCAGTATCTCAGGGAATAGAATTAAAGTATATAAACACAAGTAAGATGAAAGATCCTGAAAAAGAACTGAAAGAAATTTCTGGGAACGAGGGCTATAACGATGTGTTTGTATTTGCGCCTGTAGCTCCTGTAATTAAGCAAGCGGATGCAATCTTGGGCTTTGATGGTTGTTTGAATTTCTTTGCTGGTCCATCCAACCCAAACTTTGAAGCTTCATTGAATTTTTATAATGTACACTATGCATATACACATGTGGTAGGAACTAGCGGTGGTAACACCGATGATATGAAAGAGGCACTGGACGTGATGAGTAAAGGATTGGATCCGGCTGGATTGGTAACCCATATTGGTGGAATGAATGCTGTTATTGATGCAACCTTGAGCTTGCCCAATATACCTGGAGGTAAAAAATTGATCTATAATCATGTAGAAATGCCCCTGACAGCTATTTCAGATTTTAAGAAAATAGGTGAAAATAATGCCGTATATTGTTTGCTCGCTGAGGTATGTGAACGTAATAACGGACTGTGGAGTGTGGAAGCTGAGGAATTGTTGTTAGCAAATGCCAAAGCCTTAAATTATTAA
- a CDS encoding SDR family NAD(P)-dependent oxidoreductase → MTFSEKLTEILPALRMLLSEDKVKVAKISVQSDSSGADLILEEKELVTEIITELIAKIQDFKAAHHSLPQLVYLNGMGMVAVAETSYKVDCLLRGIEPESHPEQEGRAVGKTVLVTGGAQGFGGGLVKLMVQDGANVVIADLNEEKGKEYAVEMNKMCRTNKAFFVKVDVSSPLSVQNLIYEAVSEFGGFDVFISNAGVLRAGGLDEMTPEDFEFMTKVNYTGYFNCAKYAAPVLKLQTAYRDGYFADIIQINSKSGLKGSNRNFAYAGGKFGGIGLTQSFALELMPNRIKVNSICPGNFFDGPLWSDPEKGLFVQYLNAGKVKGAKTIEDVKAFYEAQVPAGRGCTVLDVMRAVYYIIEQEYETGQAVPVTGGQAMLN, encoded by the coding sequence ATGACATTTAGTGAAAAATTAACGGAAATACTTCCAGCACTTAGAATGCTACTATCTGAAGATAAAGTGAAGGTAGCAAAAATAAGTGTGCAGTCCGATTCTTCCGGAGCAGATCTAATATTGGAAGAAAAGGAGCTTGTAACGGAGATTATTACAGAGCTGATAGCTAAAATACAGGATTTTAAAGCAGCGCATCATTCCCTACCACAATTGGTTTATTTGAATGGTATGGGTATGGTAGCGGTTGCTGAAACAAGTTATAAAGTTGATTGTTTATTAAGAGGAATTGAACCGGAATCGCATCCTGAGCAGGAGGGACGAGCTGTTGGAAAAACTGTGCTTGTTACAGGTGGAGCCCAAGGTTTTGGAGGTGGTCTGGTTAAGCTTATGGTGCAAGATGGTGCCAACGTAGTTATTGCCGATTTAAACGAAGAGAAAGGGAAGGAGTATGCGGTGGAAATGAATAAGATGTGCCGTACTAACAAAGCTTTTTTTGTTAAGGTCGATGTCTCTAGTCCTCTTTCGGTTCAGAATCTAATTTACGAGGCGGTATCTGAGTTTGGTGGCTTTGATGTTTTTATATCTAATGCCGGAGTATTGCGCGCTGGTGGACTTGATGAGATGACCCCCGAGGATTTTGAATTTATGACCAAAGTAAACTATACAGGTTATTTTAATTGCGCAAAATATGCGGCCCCTGTCTTGAAATTACAAACAGCCTATCGTGACGGATATTTTGCTGATATTATTCAAATCAATTCTAAATCAGGATTGAAAGGGAGTAACCGTAATTTTGCCTACGCAGGAGGTAAGTTCGGAGGCATTGGTCTAACACAATCTTTTGCCTTAGAATTGATGCCCAACAGAATAAAAGTTAACTCCATCTGTCCGGGTAATTTCTTTGATGGACCCTTATGGAGTGATCCTGAAAAAGGACTCTTTGTACAATATCTGAATGCTGGTAAAGTAAAAGGAGCCAAAACCATTGAGGATGTAAAAGCCTTTTATGAAGCGCAGGTGCCTGCAGGTAGAGGATGCACAGTGTTGGATGTGATGCGTGCTGTATATTACATTATTGAACAAGAATATGAAACCGGTCAAGCTGTTCCAGTAACAGGTGGTCAAGCTATGTTAAATTAA
- a CDS encoding PHP domain-containing protein, translating to MQNLSTLPEKLQLLEWIGKQKDRSIYNVNAHLHTPYSFSAFKDISEIFQLAKEQGVRILGINDFYSTDGYEEFSYLARVNNIFPLFNIEFIGLNQKDKEKGLRLNDPGNPGRVYLSGKGLFFPPKMDEPYASQVNEIKQEIITRVGQMMDKTNVLLKDIGADIVLSMREIFEKYAVDLVRERHIAKALRIQVFEKYSSLDDRAVFFEKLYGQAPKVYMGNNAAVENEIRNMLFKAGKKAFVEENTKAFLPIDLIKKMILHAGGIPTYPLLADNLEGEYTAFERNKEALLEELKARNVHSIEFIPNRNDLRLLKEYAGFFWKNEVLVTFGTEHNSPDMIPMKVETRGHIDLDDELKELSYKGACVVAAHQYLKSKGEEGYVKESGERNGNSLQPFVELGHGVISKYFAE from the coding sequence ATGCAAAATCTATCTACACTACCCGAAAAATTGCAATTATTAGAATGGATTGGTAAGCAAAAGGATCGGTCTATATACAATGTGAATGCACATTTGCATACACCTTATTCCTTTAGTGCTTTTAAAGATATTTCTGAAATATTTCAATTGGCCAAAGAACAGGGGGTTCGTATATTGGGGATTAACGATTTTTATTCTACGGACGGATATGAAGAGTTTAGTTACCTGGCTCGTGTCAATAATATTTTTCCCTTGTTTAATATTGAGTTTATTGGTTTAAACCAAAAGGACAAGGAAAAGGGTTTGAGGTTGAACGATCCGGGAAATCCGGGACGTGTTTATTTATCTGGAAAAGGTTTGTTTTTTCCTCCAAAAATGGATGAGCCGTATGCGAGTCAAGTGAATGAGATTAAACAAGAAATAATTACTAGGGTGGGGCAGATGATGGATAAAACAAATGTCCTGCTCAAGGATATAGGGGCGGATATTGTGCTAAGTATGAGGGAGATATTCGAAAAGTACGCCGTCGACTTGGTGCGGGAAAGACATATTGCAAAAGCGCTTCGTATTCAGGTGTTTGAAAAATATTCATCACTTGATGATAGAGCCGTTTTTTTTGAAAAACTGTATGGTCAGGCTCCTAAGGTTTATATGGGAAATAACGCAGCTGTAGAAAACGAAATACGAAATATGCTTTTTAAAGCTGGGAAAAAAGCTTTTGTTGAAGAAAATACGAAGGCTTTCTTGCCTATTGATTTAATAAAAAAAATGATTCTTCATGCTGGTGGTATACCTACCTATCCTTTGTTAGCTGATAATCTGGAGGGTGAGTATACTGCATTTGAAAGAAATAAGGAAGCGCTGTTGGAGGAATTGAAAGCCAGAAACGTTCATTCTATTGAGTTTATTCCCAATAGAAATGACCTGAGATTATTAAAAGAGTATGCTGGTTTTTTTTGGAAAAATGAAGTCTTGGTGACCTTTGGAACAGAGCATAATAGTCCGGATATGATTCCCATGAAGGTGGAAACAAGAGGGCACATTGATTTAGATGATGAACTGAAAGAGCTGTCGTATAAAGGTGCTTGCGTGGTGGCGGCTCATCAGTATTTAAAGTCGAAAGGAGAAGAGGGCTATGTGAAAGAGAGCGGAGAAAGAAATGGCAATAGTCTGCAACCTTTTGTAGAGTTGGGACATGGGGTGATAAGTAAATATTTTGCAGAATAG